Proteins found in one Anabas testudineus chromosome 1, fAnaTes1.2, whole genome shotgun sequence genomic segment:
- the LOC113162457 gene encoding tektin-4-like, producing the protein MSSEVLVSRPHYDSRAVAQGVLKESPVGLEVPQSSSGSGTTGYRSAKYTPAEWFSNYHSILQQAGTDHHEAQSIQRESRTLYQDTEEATLKTQAEGTRLLGERLQDIHYWKSELQRHIDHLLTDTETLLALKTRLEKALDATETPYAITTDNLNCRTRRLGPDLVQDTVEEELMKEVDLIRSVQDLLKRTTAQVVTQIKLNREAKHMLELDWSDKYQAYSFDDHCGRHSNRSPDTKHHPGSAAMQDQVCNRSSWMKFSQDNLNKALQEEQATNSLRLLVEQMLQDTTEDLRVQCSKVDQAFSQRCVELVQAKTQLEMKLTKTLEQIGVQERNILVLQKAINNKETPLRVAQSRLYLRSLRPNMELCRDEPQLSLEGEVREIDATLTSLNQQLSKPRSSLSHLEESRMALEKDINCKTHSLFIDRDKCMTHRKRYPTVSTLSGY; encoded by the exons ATGAGCTCTGAGGTTTTAGTCTCACGGCCACACTATGACAGCAGAGCTGTGGCTCAGGGGGTCCTGAAAGAGTCTCCTGTAGGACTAGAGGTCCCGCAGTCCTCCTCAGGCTCAGGTACAACGGGGTACCGCTCTGCTAAATACACCCCAGCTGAGTGGTTCTCCAACTATCACAGTATCCTCCAACAGGCTGGAACTGACCACCACGAGGCTCAAAGTATCCAGAGAGAGTCCCGAACTCTGTACcaggacacagaggaagccaCTTTGAAGACCCAGGCTGAGGGAACACGTCTTCTGGGGGAAAGACTACAAGACATCCACTACTGGAAGTCTGAGCTGCAGCGGCACATCGACCATCTGCTGACCGACACCGAGACACTGCTGGCACTGAAGACGCGGCTGGAGAAGGCGCTGGACGCCACCGAGACTCCGTACGCCATCACCACAGATAATCTGAACTGCAGGACAAGAAGACTGGGACCAGACCTGGTACAGGACacagtggaggaggagctgatgaaG gaagtggaCCTGATCAGGAGCGTCCAGGACCTTCTGAAGAGAACTACAGCTCAGGTTGTCACTCAGATCAA gttgaACAGAGAGGCCAAGCACATGTTAGAGTTGGACTGGTCTGATAAGTACCAGGCCTACAGCTTTGATGACCACTGTGGGAGACACAGTAACAGGAGTCCAGACACAAAGCACCACCCAGGCTCAGCTGCCATGCAGGACCA AGTGTGTAACCGCTCGTCGTGGATGAAGTTCAGCCAGGACAACCTGAACAAAGCCCTGCAGGAGGAACAGGCCACCAACAGTCTCAG actgcTGGTGGAGCAGATGCTGCAGGACACCACTGAGGATCTGAGAGTCCAGTGCTCCAAGGTGGACCAAGCCTTCAGCCAGCGCTGTGTGGAGCTGGTACAGGCCAAGACTCAGCTGGAAATGAAGCTTACAAAG ACCTTGGAGCAGATCGGGGTCCAGGAGAGGAATATTCTGGTTCTACAGAAGGCCATCAACAACAAAGAGACTCCACTGAGAGTAGCTCAGTCCAGACTTTACCTTCGCTCTCTCAGACCCAACATGGAGCTCTGCAGGGATGAACCCCAGCTcag TTTGGAGGGGGAGGTGAGAGAAATTGATGCCACTCTGACGTCTCTGAACCAGCAGCTGAGCAAACCCAGAAGCTCCCTGTCCCACCTGGAGGAGTCACGCATGGCTCTAgagaaagacattaactgtaaaACTCACTCACTGTTCATTGATAGAGACAAGTGCATGACTCACCGTAAACGATACCCAACAGTCTCCACACTGTCAGGATACTGA